A stretch of Fusobacterium periodonticum ATCC 33693 DNA encodes these proteins:
- a CDS encoding AzlC family ABC transporter permease translates to MEEFKYALKKTILIAFPYLFIGITCGFLMKEAGFGAIWSLLSCLLVYGGTIQLLMVGLLKANTPIISMGLISLIVNSRHMFYGLSFLQEFKKIRKESFLKFFYLAFSLTDEVYSIYAAIKIPERLNKTKTMLYINLLAQFTWTFGCVVGNLAFNFIKFDLKGIDFIITEFFCIVVISQLIGDKSYISTSVGIISSIIAFLIMGNNFIVLAIFFSLLSLFILKKKLIMKEADKHE, encoded by the coding sequence ATGGAAGAATTTAAGTATGCATTGAAAAAAACTATTTTAATAGCTTTTCCTTATCTTTTTATTGGGATAACCTGTGGTTTTTTAATGAAAGAAGCAGGTTTTGGTGCAATATGGTCTTTACTTTCGTGTTTACTTGTTTATGGAGGAACTATCCAGCTTCTAATGGTAGGACTTTTAAAAGCCAATACTCCAATAATTTCAATGGGACTTATTTCTCTAATAGTTAATTCAAGACATATGTTTTATGGTTTATCATTTTTGCAAGAATTTAAAAAAATTAGAAAAGAATCTTTCTTAAAGTTTTTTTATTTAGCATTTAGTTTAACTGATGAAGTTTATTCTATTTATGCAGCTATAAAAATTCCTGAAAGATTAAATAAAACTAAGACTATGCTTTATATAAATTTACTTGCACAGTTCACTTGGACTTTTGGTTGTGTTGTTGGGAATTTAGCATTTAATTTTATTAAATTTGATTTAAAAGGAATTGATTTTATAATAACAGAGTTCTTCTGTATAGTTGTAATTTCACAATTAATAGGAGATAAGTCATATATTTCAACTTCTGTTGGAATAATCTCATCAATTATAGCATTTTTGATAATGGGGAACAATTTTATTGTTTTAGCTATTTTTTTTAGCTTGTTGAGTCTATTTATCTTAAAAAAGAAACTTATTATGAAAGAAGCTGATAAACATGAATAA
- a CDS encoding branched-chain amino acid transporter permease, with translation MNNNLYLFLAILSAGVGMVICRLLPFIIFANGKLPKLVKFYEKYLPYSLMAILFCYCFASVNFSEYPHGLPEVISLIVITLLHIWRKNIMLSLFLGTAVFLILSRFF, from the coding sequence ATGAATAACAATTTATATCTATTTTTAGCTATACTATCAGCAGGAGTAGGAATGGTTATTTGTAGACTATTACCTTTTATTATATTTGCAAATGGAAAGTTACCAAAATTAGTAAAATTTTATGAAAAATATTTGCCTTATTCATTGATGGCAATATTATTTTGTTATTGTTTTGCAAGTGTAAATTTTTCTGAATATCCCCATGGTTTACCAGAAGTCATAAGTTTAATTGTAATTACTCTTTTACATATTTGGAGAAAAAATATAATGTTATCATTATTTTTAGGAACAGCAGTTTTTTTAATTTTGAGTAGATTTTTCTGA
- a CDS encoding GNAT family N-acetyltransferase yields the protein MKIRYAKKSEKEIAIEFWKDSFKDSEEQIKFYFDNIYNEKNYLVLEDNSKIISSLHENDYIFNFNNDSIKSKYIVGVSSDITMRNKGYMSKLLISMLENSKKKSMPFVFLTPINPKIYRKFGFEYFSNMEYYNFTINELANFKFPEGNYSYIEINEENKNLYLNDLIKIYNSNMKDNFCYLERDNFYFDKILKEAISDEMKIFILYKNKVASAFIIFGLYEENIEIRECMALDGLSYKEILALIYGYRDYYKNISLASPNNSNIEFLFENQLNIEKIVKPFMMLRILNPLAIFKNLKLQNSNIKIYIEDKILKENTGLYSLDKEIKFSNITEEKSAYDLKIDIGDLVFLITGYFSIDDLLKLGKINIKNKNVIKKLNKTFSKKNSYLYEFI from the coding sequence ATGAAAATTAGATATGCAAAAAAATCTGAAAAGGAAATAGCTATAGAATTTTGGAAAGATAGCTTTAAAGATAGTGAAGAACAAATCAAATTTTATTTTGATAATATTTATAATGAAAAAAATTATTTAGTCTTAGAGGATAATTCAAAAATAATTTCTTCACTACATGAAAATGATTATATTTTTAATTTTAATAATGATAGTATAAAAAGTAAATATATTGTTGGAGTTTCCTCAGATATAACTATGAGAAATAAGGGTTATATGTCAAAATTATTAATCTCAATGTTAGAAAACTCTAAGAAAAAATCTATGCCTTTTGTCTTTTTAACTCCCATTAATCCAAAAATTTATAGAAAATTTGGTTTTGAATATTTTTCTAATATGGAATACTATAATTTTACAATAAATGAATTAGCTAATTTTAAGTTCCCTGAGGGTAATTATTCATATATAGAAATAAATGAAGAAAATAAAAATTTATATTTAAATGATTTAATAAAAATATATAATTCTAATATGAAAGATAATTTCTGTTATTTAGAAAGAGATAATTTCTATTTTGATAAAATTTTAAAAGAAGCTATTAGTGATGAGATGAAAATTTTTATTCTATATAAAAATAAAGTAGCAAGTGCTTTTATTATCTTTGGTTTATATGAAGAAAATATTGAAATTAGAGAATGTATGGCTTTAGATGGGCTTTCATATAAAGAGATTTTAGCTTTAATCTATGGGTATAGAGATTACTATAAAAATATTAGCCTTGCTAGTCCAAATAATTCAAATATAGAATTTCTTTTTGAAAATCAATTAAATATAGAAAAGATTGTTAAACCTTTTATGATGTTAAGGATTTTAAATCCATTAGCTATATTTAAAAATTTAAAATTACAAAATTCTAATATAAAAATATATATTGAAGATAAGATTTTAAAAGAAAATACAGGACTATATTCTTTAGATAAAGAAATTAAATTTTCTAATATTACAGAAGAAAAATCAGCTTATGATTTAAAAATTGATATAGGAGATCTAGTATTTTTAATTACAGGATATTTTTCTATTGATGATTTACTAAAACTAGGAAAAATCAATATAAAGAATAAAAATGTTATTAAAAAATTAAATAAAACATTTTCTAAAAAAAATTCCTATCTTTATGAGTTTATATAG